CACTGTTTTAGTTTCTGTATCAATTGCCACTACAGAAGGCTCGTTTAGAACGATTCCTTTGTTTTTTGTATAAACCAATATATTGGCGGTTCCAAGATCAATCCCGATTTCAGTGTTAGAAAACATGTTTTCACCCATTCTTTATAGAATTCTAGTCTTATATATGGCTTCTATTCATTATGTCGATTTATGGGGGTAGGTTTCAATGGAATGTTGTGGAAGGCAATTATTTATCCTCTATCGTGAGTTTTCGCACTCTTTTTTGCCTATCATTTCACATAAGAATTTGATACAGTTAGTCTGGAAAAGGAATTAAGGTTATGAGAAGAAAGATTAAGGGAATTATTGATGATATAAAAAAAGTTTTGTCAATGAAAGATGGAATGATAATGGTAAAGAAACAGCTAAAAACAGTTGCAGCAGGGACATTGATTATCTATCTCGCATTTCTGCTAAAACTGGTATTATTCAAACAAATTCCACTGCATGAGTCTCCGGAACATTTTGCAGCTTTGAGCGGAGATTTGATAAAACAAAATTTTGCATACAGCAATATGACGCCTTTTGCTACCGTAAAGCGTTATATGATGGTAGCTCATAGCAGGCCGGGATTAAGCATTCCAAATCTTTTAGGAAATTTGGCCGGATTTATTCCATTTGGCTTGCTCATACCGGTAATGGTTAAAAAATTAAGAAATAGCTGGCTGATGCTTTTGCTTTCTTTTCTTTTCAGTCTCGCTTTGGAAATCATTCAGCTTTCATTAGCTCTCGGTGTCTTTGATGTGGATGACCTGCTTCTTAATACAGCAGGCGGAGTTTTTGGCTATCTGCTTTTCAGCCTCTTAATAAAAATAGGGCGATCCAAATGAGGATCGCCCTGTTTTTATGGTTTCAAAACAACTTTTACACACTCATCTTCATGATCATTGAAAATGTTATATGCATGGGAAGCTTCGTCCAGCGAGATTTTGTGCGAGACAATCTCGGAAGGAACGATTTGATTGGATTGAATCATGTCAAACAGTTTTGGCATAAAGTGGATGACAGGTGCCTGTCCTGTTTTGACGGTGATATTTCTGGAAAAAATATCTCCAAGCGGAAAGTCGTTATAGGATTCTCCATAAACACCTGTCAGCTGAATGGTTCCGAATTTACGGACGGCTTCAGAAGCGATTCGGATTGGACCAAGACTTCCGCCATGAAGCTTAAACTTCTGGCCGATTTTTTCCATAGCCGTCATTCTTCCATCCATTCCTACACAATCGATTACAACATCTGCTCCGCCCTTTGTAAATTCGTGCAGATAAGAGCCGGGGTCATCCGTACTGGTAAAATCAAATGTTTCAACTGAATTCATCTTTTTCGCTTTATTTAATCGATAATCGAGCTGATCGACAGCAATAACCCGCTCTGCTCCAGCCATTGCTGCAAACTTTTGCGCCATTAGACCAACAGGTCCGCAGCCAAGGACAATCACTGTATCTCCGGCTTTAACTCCTGCGTTTTCTACACTCCAGTATGCGGTAGGAAGTACATCAGACATGAAAAGAAGGTCTTCATCTTCGCGTTCACAGGATTCTGGCACTACAAAAGAGGTAAAGTCAGCATAAGGTACGCGCAGGTATTCAGCCTGTCCCCCAGGGTGACCTCCGAACATTTCAGTGAATCCAAAAAGTCCTCCCTGATCTCCCATAGGATTGGAGTTGTCGCATTGGCTTTCCATCTGATTTCTGCAGTAGAAGCATGTTCCGCACCCAATATTAAATGGGATAACTACCCGGTCGCCTTTTTTTACCTTTGTAACCTCAGAACCGACCTCTTCAACGATTCCCATCGGTTCATGGCCAATTACATAATCCTTATTTATAGGCATATTTCCTTGATAGAGGTGAAGGTCTGATCCGCAAATTGCGGTAGAGGTAATTTTAACGATCATATCGCTGTTCTCCTGAATCCTTGGATCCTCCACCTGTTTTACTTCGATCTTCTCACTGCCTTGATAAGTAACTGCTCTCATTCTTCACACTCCTAGTTATATATTGTCACACTCCTGTTCTTTTCCCCTTTTAACATCTTGTAATCGGATTGGCTCGAAAAATATGCCAAAAGCTTCCTCTCGTGAAACTTTACAATGTAAAGCATTAAGATTATGCTCAATTTAATAGAATCAGATAAAGGCTGGAAGGAGTCCGTTATGAAGGCAGAAAAAAAGATATTTGGTCAATTGGACGGTCAGGATGTTTATGGCTACAGAATAAGAAACAGCAATGGAGTAGAGGTTGAATGCATGGAATACGGCTGTGCGATAACCAGAATTGTAACGCCTGACAGGGATGGAAGGGTTGAAAATATCGTACTCGGCTGCAGGGAGCTGGAGGATTATATACATAGAGTTCCTTATTTTGGGGCGGTAGTCGGGCGTGTAGGAGGAAGAATCGGAAAAGGGCATCTGCCTGTAAACAGAAAAACCTATCAGGTAACTGCGAACCAGGAAGGCAATCACCTGCATGGCGGAGAAAAAGGATTCAGTCACAGGGTTTGGTCTTCACATGCAATTGAATCTGAGCAAGATGCAGCAGTTGTATTTACTTACTTTAGTCCAGATGGAGAAGAAGGGTTTCCAGGAAATCTTGAGGTGAAAGTAACTTACAGGTTAACGGAGAAAAACGAATTCATTTTGACCTATGAAGGAAGACCGGATCGGGATACTGTTCTGAATATGACGAATCATACCTATTTTAATTTGAGCGGTTCTGTCAAAGATTCGATAGCTGAACATGCGCTGACCCTTCCAAGCGGCCATTACCTGGAGCTCGATGATGAATCATTGCCTACAGGGAGAGAGCTTGAAACAGAAGGAACGGTCTTTGACTTCCGGCAAGGCAGGAAACTGAAGGATGGAATCTTCTCCGATCACGAACAAATAAAAATTGCCGGCGGTGGTTATGATCATCCGTTCCTGCTTGATGAAGGGAAGGAGATGATCCTTTATGAAGCTAACAGCGGACGCCTTCTTACAGTGGAAACAGATCAGCCTGCTGTCATTGTGTATACAAGCAATTCAATGGGAGATGATATTGTGCTGCAGGAAGGAAAGACTGCAGAGAAGCATATGGCCGTTTGCCTTGAGACGCAATTTCCGCCAGATGCCGTACACCACGACTCATTTCCATCCATTATTCTTCGAAATGGCGAAAAATATCACGCCGAAACGAAATGGACATTTTCAGTTAGATAGAAGAGACAGCGTGAGCGCTGTCTTTTTTTGTTAACTTTCCAAGGTTAATAATTAACAAAATATTTACTTTTCTCCATTCAGGCTTAGTCTATACTGAAAATAATACTTGAAAAGCATCACGTGGTTTCGTCTTTCCTATTCGGGGTAAAAATCAGATTATGAGCAAAGCTGTTGATTTTATTTTGGGACGGTATTGGTCCGTCCATATTCAGGGAGGAAAATCATGCTGCTTAAAAATGATCAAAAACAATTGCTAAAGCGTTTCAAAGAGGTTCGGTACTTAACGGAACAATTAACAGAACCGCTTGAAACCGAGGATTTTGTTGTGCAGGGTATGGTGGATGCGAGCCCTCCGAAATGGCATCTGGCCCATACTACCTGGTTCTTTGAACGCTTCATTCTTAAAGATCATTTGCCTGAGTATGAGGAGCTGAATCCTCAGTTTGATTATTTGTTTAACTCCTATTATGAGACGATCGGACCTTTTCACCCCAGGAACCAGAGGGGTTTACTGACAAGGCCCACAGCGAGAGAGGTCTTTTCTTACCGGAATTACGTGAACGCACATATAGAGAAGCTTCTTAACAATCTGCCTGAAAGCAAAGCAGAGCTTGTTCTGGAATTGCTTGAAATCGGTCTGCAGCACGAACAGCAGCATCAGGAGCTGCTGCTGACGGATATTAAATATAATTTTTCCCAAAACCCGCTGCTCCCTGTCTACTCCGAGTCTTCTGAACCATCCGGCATAAATCGCCGGGTATTTGAAATGATTCCATTAGACGGCGGGCTGGCAGAAATCGGGCACAGCGGAGGCGACTTTTGTTTTGATAACGAATCGCCAAGACATAAAGTCTATTTAGAACCATTTTCCCTGGCCTCCCATCCAGTTACAAATGGCGAGTATCTGAAATTCATAGAGGCGGGCGGCTATGAAAAGCCTGAATATTGGCTATCCGACGGCTGGGCTCATATCAAAAAAGAGGGCTGGAACGCTCCTATGTACTGGTTTAAGGCAGAGGACGGATGGAATTCATTCACACTTGGCGGACAGAAAAAAATCGGACTCGATGAGCCGGTATGCCATGTGAGTTTCTATGAAGCGGATGCCTATGCCAGATGGGCAGGAAAGCGCCTCCCGACAGAGTCGGAATGGGAATATGCTTTAGAAGACACCGTCTGTGACGGGAATTTTGTTGAAAGCCGCACCTTTCACCCGCGTTCTGCTAGAAGCGGGAACGGAAAATTCCATCAGGCGTATGGAGATGTATGGGAATGGACGGCAAGTGCTTATTCTCCTTATCCGGGCAGCAAACCTCTTGAAGGAGCCCTGGGTGAATACAACGCCAAATTCATGTGTAACCAGATGGTTCTGCGAGGAGGCTCTTGCGCAACGTCTTCTTCCCACATACGATCTTCTTACCGGAATTTCTTTCAGCCTGAAAAACGCTGGCAGTTCAGCGGATTTCGTCTTGCGGAGGATGCGGAATGACAACATTGAAGCAGGCCATACAGTTTACGGATAACGGAGTTGAATATTCCAGTTTTTTAACAGAGGTGTTAGATGGTTTAAAGCGTGTGCCGAAAACCCTGCCTGCAAAATTCCTTTATGATGAAAGAGGCTCTGAGTTATTTGAGGAAATTACGAATCTAGCTGAGTACTACCCTACTAGAACTGAAATTGATATTTTGGAAAGTGTGAAGAATGAAATAGCACTGCTGATTGGACCGGAAGCTGCACTTATAGAGTTCGGAAGCGGCAGCAGCCGTAAAATTCAAATCCTGCTGCAGTCCCTTAAAGATTTATCCGTCTATGTGCCGATTGATATTTCCAAGGAATTTTTATATGCTTCCAGCTTGAAGCTTGCTCACGATTATCCCACCCTTCATATTCATGCAGTCTCGGGGGATTATACGGCTCCGATGACCTTGCCTGATTTGAATTGCCGGAAAAAAGCCGCCTTTTTCCCTGGATCGACAATTGGAAATTTTGAACCCCGCGAAGCCGGTGCTTTTTTAGATACGGTTGCAGCCATGCTTGAAAAAGGGGACGGGTTTTTAGTAGGGGTAGATTTGAAAAAGGAGAGCCATATTTTACATTCAGCTTATAATGATGCCAGAGGGATTACTGCAGAGTTTAATCTGAATCTGCTGAGAAGGATGAACCGTGAGCTCGGTGCGGACTTCGCTTTGGATGCATACCGCCATCATGCTTTTTACAACGAGGAAAAAGGCAGAATAGAAATGCATATTATTAGCCAGAAAGATCAGAAAGTGACCATTCAATCAGAAGAGATTGTTATTCAAAGAGGAGAAACGATCCATACGGAAAATTCCTATAAGTATGAAGTGGAGGAATTTCACAACCTTGCATCAAAGAGCGGTTTTGCAGCAAGAAAATTCTGGACAGATGAAAACAGGCTGTTCAGTCTCCACTATCTTGAATTAAGGTAGCAAAAAAAGCCCAGCCGGGTTAAAACCTGGCTGGGCTTTTACGCGTTTTGAATCTCTTCTGATTGCATGCCATGCTCACTTAAAGCTTTCATAATCAGTTCTGGGGCTATTTGCATTTCATTATACGAAATCCAAATGCTTCCAGACTCAATATCCACTAAAGCCCTCTCAATTCCTTCCGTTTGAGCAAGACGTGATTCAATCATTTGAATTCTCTCTTCATTCAGCGGCTCTTTAACCTGGATTGTCGTTTCTCTCATTTTCAGCTCTCCTCGCAAAATATCTTTCTTTCAAATCAATACCCTTAAATGATTAAAAATATGTAACTCGAAAAAGTTTTTTGTGTGGTTGCATCAAATAAGTTAATTGCTTATAATAACTTATGTATTACTTATTATTACTTACGAAGGCGGATATTAATGTATCAAGAAGAGCGACTTGAGGCAATCATAGATTATTTAAGAACTGAAAAAAGAATATCTATAGAGCAAATCTGTTCTATATATCAAGTATCGAGGGATACTGCCAGAAGAGACTTAGTCAAGCTCGAAGAAATAAAGGCGGTAATCCGGACACGAGGCGGAGCTATTCTGCCATCAGCTCACCACAAAATAAGAGACTATACCAATCGTTTAAAGCACGTATCGGCTGAAAAAGAGAGAATTGGTAAAAAAGCCGCTTCACTCATCTTATCGGGAGACCGTGTCATTCTTGATTCTTCCACCACTGTTCAGGCATGTGCCGAATCTCTGTCTGAAGAGGATTGCACGGTCATTACAAACTCCATCCACCAAGCGGGAATCCTTGCTGGGAAGAGAGGCATTCAAATCCATCTTCTTGGGGGAGAATTGCAAAAGGAGCACGGTTTTTTATACGGATCTGCTGTACTGGATAAATTAGCGAACTATCACGTCGAAAAGGCTTTTATCGGTCTCGTCGGGATTTCCGAACATGGATTGACCATTGCACATGAAGAGGATGGAATGGTGAAAAGAAGAATGCTGAAGCAGGCAGAACAGGTAATCATTCTAGCGGACCACTCTAAGATGGAGATTACAGACTTTTTTAAGTTCGCCGATCTGTCAGAAATCGATATTGTTATCACGGATAGAGAACCTTCTGAGAACATGATGACCGTATTAGAAAAAAACCATGTAGAACTATTAATAGCAGATACGGAGGAAACAGGATGATTAAGCTCGCAGCTATTGATTTGGATGGAACCCTCTTGAACAGCAAAAACCAAATTAGTGAGGAAAACGTATCAGCGATTAAAAAGGCTGAAGAAAGAGGCATTCAGGTTGTTATTGCAACAGGCAGGGCCCATTTCGATGTACAGAAAATATTTACCGGCACCGGTCTTAATCCTTGGATAATAGCAGCAAACGGTGCTACCATTCACCATCCTGATGGAACCCTTTTCCATTCTGTTCCTATAGATAGGGAAGAGGCCGATGGAATAATGGCTTGGCTTGAGGAAAATGATTTTTATTATGAAGTTTTCAGCAGCCATTTCATCTATACACCCCAAAGAGGGCGTGAGCTGCTTCAAATTGAAATGGACCGGATCAGCAGTTCAAATCCCGAAGTATCCATTCAGGAATTGCAGCAAGCTGCATCCAAGCAATACAGCCAATCCGGATTTTCATTTATTGAATCCTTTACGGACATTCCTGGAGAGGCCGAAATCTATAATATACTTGCGTTTTCTTTTGATGAAGAAAAAAGAAAAACCGGCTGGAACGAATTCAAAGAAAGAGAAGGATTGACGATCGTAACATCAGCCAATCATAATTTCGAGCTTGAACATGAAAAAGCATCAAAAGGCTTGGCTTTGACAAAGCTTGCAAAAAGACTTTCGATCCCGCTATCAGAAACAGCAGCAATAGGAGACAGCATGAATGATGAATCGATGATAAGAACGGCGGGAAAAGGATACGCAATGGGAAATGCAAGAATTGAAATTAAGGACATAAGCGACACCATTTTCGGTACAAATGATGAACATGGTGTAGCGGAAATGTTAAATAGCCTCTAACGAACCTGCTGCCGGCGTAACCTGATTTTTCGGGGCGTGACGGAGCAGGTTTCATTTTTGTCTATTGAAAACACATCATTCCCCAATTCCATACAAAGAATCTCCGGGCATAAGCAGCTGGGGAATTTGTTTTAGTTTCCCGCTTTGTCCATCTATCTCCCATAGCACATCATATCGGTCTTCCGGCCATTTTTCAGGTACGTGTTTTGCGTTTAATTTTTTTGCCAATGATGGCAATTTTTGATGGGACCAGCAAACAATGACAGTCTTTGTAAGATATAGAGCGTTTGAAAGGATCTCATTAGCTGTCTGTTCCGTTTCTTTAGCTAAGCGGACCGTATTTATAGCAATGGGCTGATGATCATCATGAAGCAAATATTTGATCAAAGGAATCACAGTTTGAATTTTTCTTTTGCTTGGATCGTTTGGTCCTGTCCCGGCTGCATAAATGCCGGCGATACTTGGGTAGAGGAATAAAAGCAATTGGACAAGCAGTTGGGAACGGGTTTTTCCTTCTGCGGACAAGTTATGATCCGAGGGCTCATCCGGTTTTTCTGCATGACGCAGCAGGACAATTTTTGAAGGAGTCATAGTCATCTGCCTCTCTGGGATATTCGTTCATTATATGACTGGTATTGCCTGGTCCATTATGGTAAAATCATTCTCTATCTGAATATTCAGGCGTACAATCTCATAGGAGGAGGTAACTGATTCATGGAAAAAAATGTTCAAAGTGCCTTTCAATTCGAGTCGCAGCAGCTCAAAACATTTGCTGCCGAGATCAATCGCCAGCGTACCCGTTTACATTCTGTTCCTAAGTATAGAGGTGAGGATTTAACGGAGCAGGCACTGGAGGATTCAAGGGAACGGAATCGAAAAAATTTAGCTATCGCTGCAAAAGAACCGTATTTTGGCCGAATGGATTTTAAAGAGACGGATCAAGAAGAAGCAGCTCCTCTATACATCGGCAAGGCCGGTGTTTCAGAAGGGGAGAGCGGTAAGGCAATGATTATCGACTGGCGGGCTCCTGTCGCGAGCCTTTTCTATTCCTTTACCGGCGGGGAAGAGGAAGTCTATTACATGGCTCCGGAAGGTATGATTGAAGGGGACATCTTCTTGAAGAGAAACCTCGTTATTCGTGAAGGAAATCTTCAGCGGGTCGTCGATACCTATGAGCAGGGACAAGAAAACGCTGGAGCTGCCGATGAATTTTTGCTGTACAGGCTGGGGGATCGCAAGGATAACCGCCTTCGGGACATTGTTTCAACCATTCAGGCCGAGCAGAATGATATGATCCGGGCATCCCGTGATACAGCCCTTATTATTCAAGGAGTCGCAG
The Metabacillus sp. FJAT-52054 genome window above contains:
- the egtD gene encoding L-histidine N(alpha)-methyltransferase, whose translation is MTTLKQAIQFTDNGVEYSSFLTEVLDGLKRVPKTLPAKFLYDERGSELFEEITNLAEYYPTRTEIDILESVKNEIALLIGPEAALIEFGSGSSRKIQILLQSLKDLSVYVPIDISKEFLYASSLKLAHDYPTLHIHAVSGDYTAPMTLPDLNCRKKAAFFPGSTIGNFEPREAGAFLDTVAAMLEKGDGFLVGVDLKKESHILHSAYNDARGITAEFNLNLLRRMNRELGADFALDAYRHHAFYNEEKGRIEMHIISQKDQKVTIQSEEIVIQRGETIHTENSYKYEVEEFHNLASKSGFAARKFWTDENRLFSLHYLELR
- the egtB gene encoding ergothioneine biosynthesis protein EgtB; the encoded protein is MLLKNDQKQLLKRFKEVRYLTEQLTEPLETEDFVVQGMVDASPPKWHLAHTTWFFERFILKDHLPEYEELNPQFDYLFNSYYETIGPFHPRNQRGLLTRPTAREVFSYRNYVNAHIEKLLNNLPESKAELVLELLEIGLQHEQQHQELLLTDIKYNFSQNPLLPVYSESSEPSGINRRVFEMIPLDGGLAEIGHSGGDFCFDNESPRHKVYLEPFSLASHPVTNGEYLKFIEAGGYEKPEYWLSDGWAHIKKEGWNAPMYWFKAEDGWNSFTLGGQKKIGLDEPVCHVSFYEADAYARWAGKRLPTESEWEYALEDTVCDGNFVESRTFHPRSARSGNGKFHQAYGDVWEWTASAYSPYPGSKPLEGALGEYNAKFMCNQMVLRGGSCATSSSHIRSSYRNFFQPEKRWQFSGFRLAEDAE
- a CDS encoding DeoR/GlpR family DNA-binding transcription regulator, with product MYQEERLEAIIDYLRTEKRISIEQICSIYQVSRDTARRDLVKLEEIKAVIRTRGGAILPSAHHKIRDYTNRLKHVSAEKERIGKKAASLILSGDRVILDSSTTVQACAESLSEEDCTVITNSIHQAGILAGKRGIQIHLLGGELQKEHGFLYGSAVLDKLANYHVEKAFIGLVGISEHGLTIAHEEDGMVKRRMLKQAEQVIILADHSKMEITDFFKFADLSEIDIVITDREPSENMMTVLEKNHVELLIADTEETG
- a CDS encoding zinc-dependent alcohol dehydrogenase, producing MRAVTYQGSEKIEVKQVEDPRIQENSDMIVKITSTAICGSDLHLYQGNMPINKDYVIGHEPMGIVEEVGSEVTKVKKGDRVVIPFNIGCGTCFYCRNQMESQCDNSNPMGDQGGLFGFTEMFGGHPGGQAEYLRVPYADFTSFVVPESCEREDEDLLFMSDVLPTAYWSVENAGVKAGDTVIVLGCGPVGLMAQKFAAMAGAERVIAVDQLDYRLNKAKKMNSVETFDFTSTDDPGSYLHEFTKGGADVVIDCVGMDGRMTAMEKIGQKFKLHGGSLGPIRIASEAVRKFGTIQLTGVYGESYNDFPLGDIFSRNITVKTGQAPVIHFMPKLFDMIQSNQIVPSEIVSHKISLDEASHAYNIFNDHEDECVKVVLKP
- a CDS encoding VanZ family protein, coding for MRRKIKGIIDDIKKVLSMKDGMIMVKKQLKTVAAGTLIIYLAFLLKLVLFKQIPLHESPEHFAALSGDLIKQNFAYSNMTPFATVKRYMMVAHSRPGLSIPNLLGNLAGFIPFGLLIPVMVKKLRNSWLMLLLSFLFSLALEIIQLSLALGVFDVDDLLLNTAGGVFGYLLFSLLIKIGRSK
- a CDS encoding aldose epimerase family protein, giving the protein MKAEKKIFGQLDGQDVYGYRIRNSNGVEVECMEYGCAITRIVTPDRDGRVENIVLGCRELEDYIHRVPYFGAVVGRVGGRIGKGHLPVNRKTYQVTANQEGNHLHGGEKGFSHRVWSSHAIESEQDAAVVFTYFSPDGEEGFPGNLEVKVTYRLTEKNEFILTYEGRPDRDTVLNMTNHTYFNLSGSVKDSIAEHALTLPSGHYLELDDESLPTGRELETEGTVFDFRQGRKLKDGIFSDHEQIKIAGGGYDHPFLLDEGKEMILYEANSGRLLTVETDQPAVIVYTSNSMGDDIVLQEGKTAEKHMAVCLETQFPPDAVHHDSFPSIILRNGEKYHAETKWTFSVR
- a CDS encoding Cof-type HAD-IIB family hydrolase yields the protein MKLAAIDLDGTLLNSKNQISEENVSAIKKAEERGIQVVIATGRAHFDVQKIFTGTGLNPWIIAANGATIHHPDGTLFHSVPIDREEADGIMAWLEENDFYYEVFSSHFIYTPQRGRELLQIEMDRISSSNPEVSIQELQQAASKQYSQSGFSFIESFTDIPGEAEIYNILAFSFDEEKRKTGWNEFKEREGLTIVTSANHNFELEHEKASKGLALTKLAKRLSIPLSETAAIGDSMNDESMIRTAGKGYAMGNARIEIKDISDTIFGTNDEHGVAEMLNSL